One window of Candidatus Kaelpia aquatica genomic DNA carries:
- a CDS encoding type II secretion system F family protein has translation MATYIYRCRTPKGGIEKGSLDAADKDKAVGHLQDRGLVIVSLKANVELLKTKQTSRTKRFRIRVKIDDLASLARQLATLLDAGVPLLRCLEIVRDQVEVKSLYNALEKANKDVEAGEALSAALAKHPKIFTDFWVNLISTGETSGQLPLVLMQLCEYMESTAALQRKMISALIYPILLSVASTAALIVFLTIVVPMFTQLYSYFDADLPMLTQGIMVASDIMKKWTPLLLIMFGGFVFFIIKFKASEKGEVLFDRLKIKVPVLSALFFNIILYRFSSGLSMLLKSGVPILYSLEVVSKAVANKIYEGIIVQAKDKVREGGSLGSILELYYQEFPPFVTNMVKIGEESGSLPNMLGHLADYYQEKVETIVERLPFIVEPAIILTVGGVIGIIVVGMFLPIFGLATAVDM, from the coding sequence TCCCAAAGGCGGAATCGAAAAAGGGAGTTTAGATGCAGCTGATAAAGATAAAGCGGTAGGCCATCTTCAAGATAGAGGTCTGGTCATCGTCTCCTTAAAAGCTAATGTGGAGCTTTTAAAAACTAAGCAAACATCTAGAACTAAGCGTTTTCGCATCAGAGTTAAAATCGATGATTTGGCTTCTTTAGCGCGGCAGCTTGCTACGCTCCTTGACGCAGGAGTTCCCTTGCTTAGGTGTCTAGAGATTGTAAGAGATCAAGTCGAAGTAAAATCTTTATATAATGCTCTGGAAAAAGCTAATAAGGATGTTGAAGCAGGTGAAGCTTTAAGCGCAGCACTTGCAAAACACCCCAAGATATTTACAGATTTTTGGGTAAATCTTATTTCTACAGGCGAGACCAGCGGTCAGCTTCCTTTGGTTTTAATGCAGCTTTGTGAGTATATGGAGTCTACTGCAGCATTACAGAGAAAAATGATATCCGCTCTTATCTATCCAATTCTTCTTTCTGTAGCATCTACAGCGGCTTTAATTGTCTTCTTAACTATTGTGGTGCCGATGTTTACTCAGCTCTATAGCTATTTTGATGCTGATCTTCCAATGCTTACTCAAGGAATAATGGTAGCAAGTGATATTATGAAAAAATGGACGCCGCTTCTTTTAATAATGTTTGGCGGGTTTGTATTTTTTATCATAAAGTTTAAGGCCAGCGAAAAAGGCGAAGTGCTTTTTGACAGATTAAAGATTAAAGTCCCTGTTTTAAGTGCTCTATTTTTTAATATTATACTATATCGTTTTAGCAGTGGTCTTTCCATGCTGCTTAAGAGCGGTGTACCCATTCTTTATTCTTTAGAAGTTGTCTCTAAAGCGGTTGCTAATAAAATTTATGAGGGTATCATCGTTCAAGCAAAAGATAAAGTTAGAGAAGGCGGTTCTCTTGGCTCAATCCTTGAATTATATTATCAGGAGTTTCCGCCCTTTGTAACTAATATGGTAAAAATAGGCGAGGAGAGCGGCAGCTTGCCCAATATGCTTGGGCATTTGGCGGATTATTATCAGGAAAAAGTGGAGACTATCGTAGAGCGTCTTCCTTTTATAGTTGAGCCGGCTATAATTTTGACGGTAGGCGGTGTAATTGGAATAATAGTAGTTGGAATGTTTCTGCCTATATTTGGACTTGCAACAGCAGTTGATATGTAA
- a CDS encoding prepilin-type N-terminal cleavage/methylation domain-containing protein, protein MKRKGFTMLEILIVIIIIAILATFGIPQYLKASKRAIASEAITTIGAIRGAIARYNLEWNDVPVCVEGDCDNLDISNPNAVAGTNFSYVIDDGGIETYKITATGGVETRAAGICVQYDSSTGEIDRESADCS, encoded by the coding sequence ATGAAGCGAAAAGGTTTTACCATGCTTGAGATTTTGATCGTTATTATTATCATTGCAATCTTGGCAACATTTGGAATACCTCAGTATCTTAAAGCATCAAAGCGTGCTATAGCATCTGAAGCAATAACAACAATCGGTGCAATAAGAGGAGCCATAGCAAGATACAATCTGGAGTGGAATGATGTTCCCGTCTGCGTTGAGGGCGACTGTGATAATTTAGATATAAGCAATCCTAATGCTGTTGCAGGTACAAATTTCAGCTATGTGATAGATGATGGTGGTATAGAAACTTATAAAATTACTGCTACAGGAGGCGTTGAAACTCGTGCTGCTGGGATATGCGTTCAATATGATTCAAGTACCGGTGAGATAGATCGTGAATCCGCTGATTGTTCGTAG
- a CDS encoding type IV pilus twitching motility protein PilT → MKERMDDYLKMTVERGATDLHMTAGRPPQLRIDGELVLVDEGPLLPEDIEELAFSILGDTQIGYFRAQKELDTSYGLKGIGRFRINLFYQRSSVGCAIRFIPFKVPMIEDLGLPLGLKEFCDKSSGLFLVCGPTGCGKSTTLAAMIEYMNQTRGCNIVTVEDPIEYLHKHNRSTINQRELGRDTHSFAEALKHVVRQDPDVIMIGEMRDLDTMQAAITLSETGHLVLATLHTVDTTNSIARIVDVFPSFQQQQIRLQLSLVLLGVIVQQLIPRRDSKGRTLAYELMRATPAIKNMVRENTLHQIYSVLQTGRSEGMVTMNQSLIELHRKNIISRDEAIKRSANPEELRRIIL, encoded by the coding sequence ATGAAAGAGAGAATGGATGACTATCTTAAGATGACTGTTGAAAGAGGTGCAACTGATCTTCATATGACCGCTGGAAGACCCCCGCAGCTAAGGATAGACGGTGAGCTGGTATTGGTAGATGAAGGGCCTCTTTTGCCCGAAGATATAGAAGAATTAGCTTTTTCTATCCTTGGCGATACTCAGATTGGGTATTTTAGAGCCCAGAAAGAGCTTGATACATCCTATGGTTTAAAAGGTATAGGCAGGTTTAGGATAAACCTTTTTTACCAGAGAAGCTCTGTGGGGTGCGCTATCAGGTTTATTCCTTTTAAGGTGCCTATGATAGAAGATCTAGGTCTTCCTTTAGGGCTTAAGGAGTTTTGTGATAAATCATCCGGACTTTTTCTTGTTTGTGGACCTACAGGGTGCGGTAAGTCAACAACTCTTGCAGCTATGATTGAATATATGAACCAGACTCGAGGTTGTAATATTGTGACCGTTGAAGATCCGATAGAGTATCTACATAAACATAACAGATCAACGATAAATCAAAGAGAGTTAGGGCGGGATACCCATTCTTTTGCAGAAGCTTTAAAGCATGTGGTGAGACAGGACCCGGATGTTATTATGATAGGAGAGATGCGCGATTTAGACACTATGCAGGCAGCGATTACACTCTCTGAGACAGGACATCTTGTTTTAGCGACTCTACATACAGTTGATACGACTAATTCAATAGCAAGAATTGTAGATGTCTTTCCTTCTTTTCAGCAGCAGCAGATACGCTTACAGTTATCCTTGGTGTTGTTGGGCGTGATAGTTCAACAGCTGATACCCAGAAGAGATAGCAAGGGGCGTACATTAGCCTATGAGCTTATGAGGGCAACTCCTGCGATCAAAAACATGGTTCGAGAGAATACGCTCCATCAGATATATTCAGTGCTTCAGACGGGTAGGAGTGAGGGTATGGTTACGATGAACCAGTCTTTGATAGAATTACATCGTAAAAACATCATCAGCCGTGACGAAGCTATCAAACGTAGCGCTAATCCGGAAGAACTAAGACGGATAATTCTTTAA